One Ignavibacteriales bacterium genomic region harbors:
- the amrB gene encoding AmmeMemoRadiSam system protein B: protein MSKNVRLPAVAGTFYPADPSILTQDLNSLIDDAEKTAVHGKIVSLIVPHAGYIYSGLTAAHAYKLIEGIKFQTVVVISPSHREYFGGISIFDGTHYRTPLGDIQIDTHLRELLVTGDKIIESSLRGHGGEHAIEIQLPFLQLVQKDFKLLPIVIGDQSADNCYHLGKRLGEILKDKNVLIIASTDLSHFHESKSARKLDQIAIDKVSKFDYEGLMYDLEFEKTEACGGGPMVATLMASKFLGADSVKILHHCNSGDITGEHDSVVGYFSAVILKS from the coding sequence ATGAGTAAAAACGTCCGCTTGCCGGCTGTTGCAGGAACATTTTATCCTGCCGACCCTTCGATATTGACACAGGATCTCAATAGTCTGATTGATGATGCTGAAAAAACGGCAGTCCATGGAAAAATAGTTTCTTTAATCGTCCCGCATGCCGGATATATTTATTCCGGTCTCACCGCGGCTCATGCATACAAGCTAATTGAAGGAATAAAATTCCAAACCGTCGTCGTGATCTCTCCGAGTCATAGAGAATATTTTGGTGGCATTTCGATTTTCGACGGAACTCATTACAGAACTCCTCTCGGAGATATACAGATCGATACTCATTTAAGAGAATTACTTGTAACAGGTGATAAGATAATCGAATCATCTCTCCGTGGACACGGAGGAGAACATGCAATCGAGATTCAATTACCGTTTCTGCAATTAGTACAAAAAGATTTTAAGCTGCTTCCAATAGTAATCGGCGATCAAAGTGCCGATAATTGCTATCATCTCGGAAAACGTCTCGGTGAAATCCTCAAAGATAAAAATGTTCTAATCATAGCATCCACCGATTTGTCTCACTTTCATGAATCGAAATCGGCAAGAAAGCTCGACCAGATTGCGATTGATAAGGTTTCGAAATTCGATTATGAAGGATTGATGTACGATTTAGAATTTGAAAAGACAGAAGCTTGCGGCGGTGGACCAATGGTTGCGACGCTGATGGCATCAAAATTCTTAGGAGCCGATTCTGTTAAAATTCTTCACCATTGTAATTCAGGTGACATTACAGGTGAACATGATTCAGTCGTAGGTTACTTTTCTGCGGTGATATTAAAATCATAA
- the amrA gene encoding AmmeMemoRadiSam system protein A: MLTEEEKEILLTIARNSIEAAVKRIPYSLPPIKNPSLIEKCGAFVTLHSNGELRGCIGYIEGIIPLFETVQEVAVKAALEDPRFEPVTVDELDNIDLEISVLSPLKKIKDVNKIEVGKHGLVIKRGYSRGLLLPQVAVEYNWDREAFLSHTCRKAGIGADQWKDQATEIYIFSAEIFSEKK; the protein is encoded by the coding sequence ATGCTTACAGAAGAAGAAAAAGAAATACTTCTAACAATTGCACGAAACTCCATAGAAGCGGCTGTGAAAAGAATACCTTACTCCCTGCCGCCAATTAAAAACCCTTCACTCATAGAAAAGTGTGGCGCTTTTGTAACATTGCACAGTAATGGAGAATTACGCGGATGTATCGGTTACATAGAAGGGATCATACCACTCTTTGAAACTGTGCAAGAAGTAGCTGTAAAAGCCGCACTTGAAGACCCTCGCTTCGAGCCTGTGACAGTTGATGAACTTGATAATATCGATTTAGAAATTTCGGTTCTCTCTCCTCTTAAGAAAATTAAGGATGTAAATAAAATCGAAGTAGGTAAACATGGGCTTGTAATCAAGCGAGGTTATTCACGGGGACTCCTGCTCCCGCAAGTCGCTGTTGAATATAACTGGGATCGAGAGGCATTCTTAAGTCATACATGTCGCAAAGCAGGAATCGGTGCCGATCAATGGAAAGATCAAGCAACAGAAATATATATTTTTAGTGCAGAAATATTCAGTGAAAAGAAATGA
- the glmM gene encoding phosphoglucosamine mutase produces the protein MSLMVSISGIRGIVGDTLTPEIIVKYTAAYAEYCGGGTIVIGRDGRITGKVIGNIVSSTLISMGCNVVALGVVPTPTVALAVEKLGAAGGISITASHNPIEWNGLKFFSSTGLFLDEDENKHLWDIADRGDFKYAEWNKVGLHKNDDTFIQRHIDEVLKLKYIDKNKIENRKFKIVIDSINAAGGDIVPKMLKQLGCVVIEMNCDVSGVFTRTPEPIPENLTAVCDRVKKEKADIGIVVDPDVDRLVFIDERSEPIGEEYTITSIVKFILEKQKQITTNNSPLKVVVNLSTTRAVDDVTKLFGGSVMRTAVGEINVAKKMKEIGAIVGGEGSGGVILPEVHYGRDAIVGIPLMLQQLVEHGSSLSELKKSLPQYSIAKSKISVAGKKTSKLFERLITIYEHIGKINTDDGLKIDFPDSWVHLRKSNTEPIIRIIAEAPTMTKAEELVEDFKQQLK, from the coding sequence ATGTCTTTAATGGTAAGCATATCGGGAATTCGCGGCATCGTGGGCGATACACTTACTCCCGAAATTATTGTTAAGTATACAGCCGCATACGCTGAATATTGTGGCGGTGGTACAATCGTTATCGGTCGCGATGGCAGAATTACAGGAAAAGTTATAGGCAATATTGTTTCATCAACATTGATTTCGATGGGATGTAATGTGGTTGCGTTAGGTGTTGTTCCAACTCCGACAGTTGCGCTTGCGGTAGAAAAACTCGGCGCGGCTGGTGGTATATCCATCACTGCAAGTCATAATCCTATTGAGTGGAACGGATTAAAGTTCTTTTCATCAACAGGACTTTTTCTTGATGAAGATGAAAATAAACATTTGTGGGATATCGCTGATAGGGGAGACTTCAAATATGCTGAGTGGAATAAAGTTGGATTGCATAAAAATGATGATACCTTCATTCAGCGGCACATCGATGAAGTATTGAAATTGAAATACATTGACAAAAATAAGATCGAAAACAGAAAATTCAAAATTGTAATTGATAGTATAAATGCGGCTGGTGGTGATATTGTTCCGAAAATGCTGAAACAGCTTGGATGTGTTGTTATCGAAATGAATTGCGATGTAAGCGGAGTATTCACGAGGACACCGGAACCGATTCCCGAAAATCTGACTGCTGTATGTGACCGCGTTAAGAAAGAAAAGGCAGATATTGGAATTGTTGTCGATCCAGATGTCGACAGACTCGTTTTTATTGATGAGCGCAGTGAACCGATCGGCGAAGAATATACGATTACATCGATTGTTAAATTCATTCTCGAAAAGCAAAAACAAATAACCACTAATAATTCACCACTCAAGGTGGTTGTTAATCTTTCTACAACTCGTGCGGTTGATGATGTAACAAAATTATTCGGTGGATCAGTAATGCGGACTGCAGTCGGAGAAATTAACGTCGCGAAAAAGATGAAAGAGATCGGAGCAATCGTTGGTGGTGAAGGTAGCGGCGGTGTTATTCTGCCGGAAGTCCATTATGGAAGAGATGCTATCGTTGGCATTCCATTAATGTTGCAACAGTTGGTTGAGCACGGCAGCAGTTTATCGGAATTAAAAAAATCTCTGCCACAGTATTCAATTGCAAAATCAAAAATAAGTGTAGCCGGGAAGAAAACATCAAAATTATTCGAGCGATTGATAACGATATACGAGCATATTGGAAAAATCAACACAGATGACGGTTTAAAAATTGATTTCCCTGATTCATGGGTTCATCTCCGTAAATCGAACACAGAACCTATCATACGGATAATAGCTGAAGCGCCCACCATGACTAAAGCGGAAGAGTTAGTTGAAGATTTTAAACAACAATTGAAATAA
- a CDS encoding EutN/CcmL family microcompartment protein encodes MTLCKVIGTLVATQKNDHLKNQKMLIVQPIDLEGKLIGRDLIALDSVDAGVGDTVLVNQEGQGAAQVLKDKKAPVHSVIVAVVDGMEIKE; translated from the coding sequence ATGACACTATGCAAGGTTATTGGTACTCTCGTCGCAACACAAAAAAATGATCACCTAAAAAACCAAAAGATGCTTATTGTTCAACCTATTGATCTTGAAGGTAAATTGATCGGACGCGATCTTATTGCTCTCGATTCCGTTGATGCGGGTGTAGGTGATACGGTTTTAGTGAATCAAGAAGGACAGGGCGCCGCGCAGGTGCTAAAAGATAAAAAAGCACCGGTGCATTCCGTGATTGTCGCTGTTGTGGATGGGATGGAGATTAAAGAGTAA
- the dprA gene encoding DNA-protecting protein DprA gives MVSVKDLLVLTQIPGMGANRIRTLVTHFGDTQSIINASVREIGVCDGFSKKLASVIVHFYRSSQYDEAQKYSERQLSRLNKSEGKIVSLWEKSYPELLKKIYDPPPFIFYKGTFQETDRYSIAIVGTRNPSEYGISITERFCDELSRLGIIVVSGLARGIDTVAHTNVLKSGGRTLSVIGSGIDVIYPPENRTLFEKITKNGAVISEYEMGAKPDAVNFPKRNRIISGLTLGTIVVETDIGGGAMITANTALDQNREVFALPGNVNSKKSRGCNLLIREGRAKLVECIDDVINELIVGLKPILKSTSHRELKQMTPIPPSEKNIYDLLSENPTHIDELSEKSKLSISDVLVNLLNLEFKGIVKQLPGKMFIRF, from the coding sequence ATGGTATCCGTAAAAGATCTTTTAGTTCTTACACAAATTCCCGGGATGGGCGCCAACAGGATACGAACACTCGTTACGCACTTCGGAGACACTCAATCGATTATAAATGCTTCAGTTCGTGAGATAGGAGTTTGCGATGGCTTCAGTAAAAAGTTAGCATCCGTTATCGTTCATTTTTACAGAAGCTCACAATACGACGAGGCACAAAAGTATTCAGAGAGACAACTTTCCCGTTTAAATAAAAGTGAAGGTAAAATTGTTTCGCTATGGGAAAAATCATATCCTGAGCTTTTAAAGAAAATATATGATCCGCCGCCGTTTATTTTTTATAAAGGTACATTTCAAGAAACCGATCGATACTCAATAGCAATTGTTGGTACAAGAAATCCATCTGAGTATGGAATCTCCATCACGGAAAGATTTTGCGATGAATTATCCCGTCTCGGAATTATAGTGGTAAGCGGACTTGCCCGTGGAATCGATACAGTTGCTCACACAAACGTGCTGAAGTCGGGTGGCAGGACTTTATCGGTGATTGGTTCCGGAATCGATGTGATATATCCGCCTGAGAACCGAACTTTATTTGAAAAGATAACAAAAAATGGTGCTGTGATAAGTGAATATGAGATGGGTGCAAAACCCGATGCCGTAAATTTCCCTAAACGAAACAGAATAATCAGCGGGTTGACACTTGGCACGATAGTGGTTGAAACAGACATCGGTGGTGGCGCAATGATCACTGCTAATACCGCGCTCGATCAAAATCGTGAGGTGTTCGCTCTTCCCGGAAACGTAAACTCAAAAAAAAGCAGAGGATGTAATTTGCTGATCAGAGAGGGAAGAGCAAAATTGGTCGAATGCATTGACGACGTGATAAATGAGTTAATTGTCGGATTAAAGCCGATTCTAAAATCAACATCTCATCGTGAATTGAAACAGATGACACCCATTCCTCCAAGTGAAAAAAATATTTATGACCTTCTATCAGAAAATCCTACACATATCGATGAGCTTTCCGAAAAATCTAAATTATCGATTTCCGATGTACTAGTGAATCTTCTCAATCTTGAATTCAAAGGAATTGTGAAACAACTTCCGGGGAAGATGTTCATAAGGTTTTGA